From a single Methanofollis sp. W23 genomic region:
- a CDS encoding DUF6159 family protein produces MAGTISRSITLAKASLSVLRKDKEMMLFPILSGIVTLILAASFALPLIFTGFMAEGTLGEYGGIMLLFLFYLVSYAVVIYFNTALIACADIRLRGGDPTVADGLRAATANFGHLLSWALVAATVGLVLNLVSEKSEGLGQLAVALVGAAWNLATFFVVPVMVFEKMGVVDAIGESWRLFKRTWGENVVGGFGLGLIMVPGILLIVVGVVALAVDLGAAALALLGLGFVVTVVLGVVYAALQGIFVAVLYRYAKEGTISPEFGTDLVQGAFVPRHG; encoded by the coding sequence ATGGCAGGAACCATTAGCCGCAGTATTACGCTGGCGAAGGCGTCGCTTTCGGTCCTGAGAAAGGACAAGGAGATGATGCTCTTCCCCATCCTCTCAGGAATCGTCACTCTGATCCTCGCCGCCTCCTTTGCGCTCCCCCTCATTTTCACCGGGTTCATGGCTGAGGGCACTCTCGGGGAGTATGGCGGGATCATGCTCCTTTTCCTCTTCTACCTCGTCAGTTACGCCGTCGTCATCTACTTCAACACCGCCCTCATCGCCTGCGCCGACATCAGGCTCCGCGGCGGTGACCCGACGGTTGCCGACGGTCTCCGGGCCGCCACCGCCAACTTCGGTCACCTCCTCTCCTGGGCCCTTGTGGCGGCGACCGTGGGTCTCGTCCTCAACCTGGTCTCAGAAAAATCAGAAGGGCTCGGACAGCTTGCCGTCGCCCTTGTCGGTGCGGCCTGGAACCTTGCGACTTTCTTCGTCGTCCCGGTGATGGTCTTCGAGAAGATGGGGGTCGTCGACGCGATCGGCGAGTCCTGGCGCCTTTTCAAGCGGACCTGGGGCGAGAACGTCGTCGGCGGGTTTGGTCTCGGGCTGATCATGGTGCCGGGCATCCTCCTCATCGTCGTCGGCGTGGTCGCCCTGGCGGTGGACCTCGGTGCCGCAGCACTTGCCCTGCTTGGTCTCGGGTTTGTCGTCACCGTGGTGCTCGGCGTCGTCTATGCCGCTCTCCAGGGGATCTTTGTCGCAGTGCTCTACCGGTATGCAAAAGAAGGCACTATCTCTCCTGAGTTTGGCACAGACCTGGTGCAGGGTGCGTTTGTGCCCCGGCATGGGTAA
- the aroC gene encoding chorismate synthase codes for MNTFGQWFRVTTFGESHGPAVGAVLDGVPPGLPLSEADIQPMLDRRRPGGPLASPRKEADAVEILSGVFEGRTTGTPVALLIRNRDVRSGDYDALREVFRPGHADYTYLQKYGLRDHRGGGRSSGRETAARVAAGAVAAKFLMTHGIDVAGRVGEVHGERDPGAMEEEVRIAAEAGDSVGGIVEVTAENVPPGLGSPTFGKLDAAIAAAMMGIGAVKGVEIGEGFAAARLLGSENNDSMDASGFLSNHAGGVLGGISTGQEIRVRLAVKPTPSIARPQQTLDLHGTEVEVSITGRHDPCIAFRLVPVAEAMLALVLADALLAQRAVRSGEE; via the coding sequence ATGAACACCTTCGGGCAGTGGTTCAGGGTCACGACCTTCGGGGAGAGTCATGGCCCGGCGGTCGGGGCGGTCCTCGACGGCGTCCCGCCGGGCCTCCCACTCTCCGAGGCCGACATCCAGCCCATGCTCGACCGCCGCCGGCCGGGCGGCCCGCTCGCTTCCCCACGCAAGGAGGCAGACGCCGTCGAGATCCTTTCAGGCGTCTTCGAGGGGCGGACGACCGGCACGCCGGTCGCCCTCCTTATCAGGAACCGCGACGTCAGGAGCGGCGACTACGACGCACTCCGCGAGGTCTTCAGGCCGGGGCATGCCGACTACACCTATCTCCAGAAGTACGGGCTACGCGACCACCGGGGCGGCGGCCGGAGTTCTGGGCGGGAGACCGCCGCACGGGTCGCCGCCGGGGCAGTGGCCGCGAAGTTCCTCATGACGCACGGCATCGACGTGGCCGGGCGTGTCGGCGAGGTGCACGGCGAACGCGACCCCGGCGCGATGGAGGAGGAGGTGCGGATCGCGGCCGAAGCCGGCGACTCGGTCGGCGGGATCGTCGAGGTGACCGCCGAGAACGTCCCTCCTGGCCTGGGCTCACCAACCTTCGGGAAACTGGACGCCGCCATCGCCGCCGCGATGATGGGGATCGGGGCGGTGAAAGGCGTCGAGATCGGGGAGGGGTTTGCCGCCGCTCGCCTCCTGGGAAGCGAGAACAACGACTCCATGGACGCCTCCGGGTTTCTCTCCAACCATGCCGGCGGCGTCCTCGGCGGGATCTCGACCGGGCAGGAGATCAGGGTCCGCCTCGCCGTCAAGCCCACGCCGTCCATCGCCAGGCCGCAGCAGACCCTCGACCTCCACGGCACCGAGGTCGAGGTCTCGATCACCGGGCGTCACGACCCCTGCATCGCCTTCCGCCTGGTTCCGGTGGCCGAGGCGATGCTCGCCCTCGTCCTCGCCGACGCCCTCCTGGCGCAGAGGGCAGTGAGGAGTGGTGAGGAGTGA
- a CDS encoding shikimate kinase, translated as MKVVLIGYRGTGKSTVGRILADRLGLPFYDTDAMVEARAGRSIPAIFADEGEEEFRALERAVVAGLTDVDGVVATGGGAVLDQANVAALRRGGRVVLLEADAETIAERTKGSDRPPLTALPPADEVAALLARRRPHYCAAADFALSTAGLTPAETADAVLGLLKGRERDPQVMDGFRLPPEEAERLHSLRPATGLYGIAGHPCLHSRSPELYTALFATYGIDAAYTFFDHPEFGEILRAARALGVQGLSVTVPHKAAALAAADEVDPHAQAIGAANTLVFCGDQIRATNTDWTGVRRPLEGAGAGTAVVLGAGGAAAGAVYALLDLGCEVTVLARNLRQAEGLAGRFRCRAGEIRDFAGMTPPDVVVHATPVGMGTDPRTLLSATDLDPATTVFDLVYTPQETPLLRAAAARGCRTIPGTEMFVYQACEQFLHMTGIQVRPETVREVLGL; from the coding sequence ATGAAGGTCGTCCTCATCGGCTACCGCGGCACCGGAAAGTCGACGGTCGGCCGCATCCTGGCCGACCGCCTCGGCCTTCCCTTCTATGACACCGACGCCATGGTCGAGGCACGGGCCGGCAGGTCCATCCCGGCGATCTTCGCCGACGAGGGGGAAGAAGAGTTCAGGGCCCTGGAACGTGCGGTCGTCGCGGGCCTCACCGATGTCGACGGGGTCGTCGCCACCGGCGGCGGGGCCGTGCTCGACCAGGCCAATGTCGCCGCACTCCGACGGGGCGGACGGGTCGTCCTCCTTGAAGCAGACGCGGAGACGATCGCGGAGAGGACAAAAGGTTCTGACCGCCCGCCTCTCACCGCCCTCCCGCCTGCCGACGAGGTGGCGGCCCTCCTGGCCCGGCGGCGGCCACACTACTGCGCCGCCGCAGACTTCGCCCTCTCCACCGCAGGCCTGACCCCGGCGGAGACCGCCGACGCCGTCCTCGGCCTCCTGAAGGGGCGCGAACGCGATCCACAGGTGATGGACGGCTTCCGCCTCCCGCCCGAAGAGGCCGAACGCCTCCACTCCCTCAGACCGGCGACCGGGCTCTACGGGATCGCTGGTCACCCCTGCCTTCACAGCAGGAGCCCTGAACTCTACACCGCCCTCTTTGCGACCTACGGCATCGACGCCGCGTACACCTTCTTCGACCACCCTGAGTTCGGGGAGATCCTCAGGGCGGCCAGAGCCCTCGGTGTGCAAGGACTCTCGGTCACGGTCCCGCACAAGGCGGCGGCCCTGGCCGCGGCCGACGAGGTCGACCCGCATGCGCAGGCGATCGGAGCGGCAAACACCCTGGTCTTCTGCGGCGATCAGATCAGGGCGACAAACACCGACTGGACCGGGGTCCGCCGTCCTCTCGAAGGCGCAGGCGCCGGGACGGCCGTCGTCCTCGGGGCCGGGGGCGCGGCGGCGGGCGCGGTCTATGCCCTCCTCGACCTGGGATGCGAGGTGACGGTCCTGGCCCGCAACCTCCGACAGGCCGAGGGCCTGGCCGGGCGGTTCAGGTGCCGGGCCGGGGAGATCAGGGACTTCGCCGGGATGACCCCTCCCGACGTCGTCGTCCATGCCACCCCGGTCGGGATGGGCACCGACCCGCGTACGCTTCTCTCCGCCACCGACCTCGACCCGGCGACGACGGTCTTCGACCTGGTCTACACTCCGCAGGAGACCCCGCTCCTCAGGGCCGCCGCCGCCCGCGGGTGCCGCACCATCCCAGGGACCGAGATGTTTGTCTACCAGGCGTGTGAACAGTTCCTTCATATGACCGGGATACAGGTCAGGCCCGAGACAGTGCGGGAGGTGCTCGGGCTATGA
- the aroA gene encoding 3-phosphoshikimate 1-carboxyvinyltransferase, with amino-acid sequence MEMTLTRRRGVDLDIAAPPSKSLTHRALAVAALADGESEIVRPLDAGDIARTRAGLETLGIRVAGDADVLMVQGCAGRLPLDAPTVIDAGDSGTSLRFLTGLATLAGHRVTLTGSARMQERPVGPLGKAVAGLGGEVRYAGRPGFPPVTVRGPVRGGSVSMPGDVSSQFISALFIAAPCWADGLALTLTTPPVSASYLDLTTGVMAAFGVEVRQEGDTFLVKPGRYRPTCYVVEGDWSSASTFFAIGAVCGGGVRVDHLDPGSAQGDRRFLDALAAMGCRVRADATGVVLESDGVLEGAEIKMATSPDTVQNLAAVAAFARGPTTITGTAHLRYKESDRVAAIARVLRGFGAGVEVGEDQITISPGSRRGHLVVDPVHDHRTAMSAAVLGLGSGEVTVQEAECVAKSFPGFWEALQEGGLV; translated from the coding sequence ATGGAGATGACGCTGACCCGCCGGCGCGGGGTCGACCTCGACATCGCCGCCCCGCCCTCGAAAAGCCTCACCCACCGGGCCCTGGCCGTCGCCGCCCTTGCAGACGGGGAGTCAGAGATCGTCAGGCCCCTCGACGCCGGGGACATCGCCCGCACCCGCGCCGGGCTTGAAACCCTGGGGATCCGGGTCGCCGGGGACGCCGATGTCCTCATGGTGCAGGGGTGTGCCGGCCGCTTACCCCTCGACGCCCCGACTGTCATCGACGCAGGGGATTCAGGGACAAGCCTCAGGTTCCTGACCGGGCTTGCCACCCTTGCCGGGCACCGGGTCACGCTCACCGGAAGCGCCAGGATGCAGGAGCGCCCGGTGGGGCCGCTGGGCAAAGCGGTGGCGGGTCTGGGCGGCGAGGTCAGGTATGCGGGCCGCCCCGGTTTCCCGCCCGTCACGGTCCGTGGGCCGGTGCGGGGCGGGAGCGTGTCGATGCCAGGCGACGTCTCAAGCCAGTTCATCTCGGCCCTCTTCATCGCCGCCCCATGCTGGGCCGACGGGCTTGCCCTCACCCTCACGACACCCCCGGTCTCCGCGAGCTATCTCGACCTCACCACCGGGGTGATGGCCGCCTTCGGCGTGGAAGTGCGCCAGGAAGGGGACACCTTCCTGGTCAAGCCTGGCCGGTATCGTCCGACGTGCTACGTGGTCGAGGGCGACTGGTCCTCGGCCTCGACCTTCTTTGCGATCGGGGCGGTCTGCGGCGGGGGGGTGCGGGTCGACCACCTCGACCCGGGCTCGGCGCAGGGCGACCGCCGGTTCCTCGACGCCCTCGCGGCGATGGGATGCCGCGTCCGGGCCGACGCGACCGGCGTGGTCCTGGAGTCAGACGGCGTCCTCGAAGGGGCCGAGATCAAGATGGCGACCTCGCCCGACACCGTCCAGAACCTCGCGGCCGTCGCCGCCTTTGCCCGCGGCCCGACCACCATCACCGGGACTGCCCATCTCAGGTACAAGGAGAGTGACCGGGTGGCGGCGATCGCACGGGTGCTCCGCGGCTTCGGCGCGGGAGTCGAGGTCGGGGAGGACCAGATCACCATCTCGCCCGGATCCCGCCGCGGCCATCTCGTGGTGGACCCGGTCCACGACCACCGGACGGCGATGAGCGCCGCCGTCCTCGGGCTCGGGAGCGGCGAGGTGACGGTGCAGGAGGCCGAGTGCGTGGCCAAGTCCTTCCCTGGGTTCTGGGAGGCGTTGCAGGAGGGAGGTCTGGTATGA